From Streptomonospora salina, the proteins below share one genomic window:
- a CDS encoding F0F1 ATP synthase subunit delta — protein sequence MRGISRASLDEVTQRLGTVLESADTAALGRELFEVVALLGREHGLRRWLADPANTAEAKSGLIGELLESRASPSTVMVVGDVVGARWSRPRDLVDAVERAAVFATIARAETEQRLTGLEDELFRFTRVLAGQTELRAALTDETVPDVRKTAVVEELLADKADPATTALVTQAVTHPRGRTLEDGLEYFGRLVAERAQRYVALVRTAVALSEDRQERLRASLSRVYGRPIHLNIDVDPSIVGGVSVRIGDEVIDGTVAGRISDVRRRLAG from the coding sequence ATGCGGGGCATCAGCCGCGCCTCCCTGGACGAGGTGACTCAGCGACTCGGCACCGTGCTGGAGTCCGCCGACACCGCGGCGCTGGGCCGCGAGCTCTTCGAGGTCGTGGCCCTGCTCGGACGCGAGCACGGGCTCCGGCGGTGGCTGGCCGACCCGGCCAACACGGCCGAAGCCAAGTCCGGCCTGATCGGCGAGCTGCTGGAGTCCCGAGCGTCGCCGTCGACCGTCATGGTGGTCGGCGACGTCGTCGGGGCCCGGTGGTCGCGTCCGCGCGACCTGGTCGACGCGGTCGAGCGGGCGGCCGTCTTCGCGACGATCGCCCGCGCCGAGACCGAGCAGCGGCTCACCGGCCTGGAGGACGAGCTCTTCCGGTTCACCCGGGTGCTCGCCGGCCAGACCGAGCTGCGTGCGGCGCTCACCGACGAGACGGTCCCCGACGTCCGCAAGACCGCGGTCGTGGAGGAGCTGCTGGCGGACAAGGCCGATCCGGCGACGACCGCGTTGGTCACCCAGGCGGTGACGCATCCGCGGGGTCGTACCCTGGAAGACGGCTTGGAGTACTTCGGGCGGCTCGTGGCCGAGCGTGCGCAGCGCTACGTGGCGCTGGTCCGCACCGCGGTCGCACTGAGCGAGGACCGGCAGGAGCGGCTGCGCGCCAGCCTTTCCCGGGTCTACGGGCGGCCGATCCACCTGAACATCGACGTCGACCCCTCGATCGTGGGCGGCGTGTCCGTCCGCATCGGCGACGAAGTCATCGACGGCACGGTCGCCGGGCGGATCAGCGACGTTCGGCGGCGCCTAGCCGGCTGA
- the atpF gene encoding F0F1 ATP synthase subunit B, producing MNLAAEQESILQIHWDEFTFGAIAFILFALVVYRMWPRLTSALDERANQIEGGIERARKAEAEAEEVRQQYREKLDEAHREYARELEQAKEQRASIIAEAREEAQTEAQRVLDAAHAQIEADRQHAFAQLRNEIGTLSTDLAERIVGEQLGDSAAQNRVIDRFLDELEQSENASQAEAR from the coding sequence ATGAATCTGGCAGCCGAGCAGGAGAGCATCCTGCAGATCCACTGGGACGAATTCACTTTCGGTGCGATCGCCTTCATCCTGTTCGCCCTGGTCGTGTACCGGATGTGGCCGCGACTGACGTCCGCACTCGACGAGCGGGCGAACCAGATCGAGGGTGGCATCGAGCGCGCCCGCAAGGCTGAAGCGGAGGCGGAGGAAGTCCGCCAGCAGTACCGCGAGAAGCTGGACGAGGCGCACCGCGAATACGCCCGGGAGCTGGAACAGGCCAAGGAGCAGCGCGCCTCGATCATCGCCGAGGCGCGCGAAGAGGCCCAGACCGAGGCGCAGCGGGTCCTCGACGCCGCCCACGCCCAGATCGAGGCCGACCGCCAGCACGCGTTCGCTCAGCTGCGCAACGAGATCGGCACACTGTCGACCGATCTGGCCGAGCGCATCGTCGGCGAGCAGCTCGGCGACAGCGCCGCCCAGAACCGCGTCATCGACCGGTTCCTGGACGAGCTGGAGCAGAGCGAGAACGCCTCGCAGGCCGAGGCGCGCTGA
- the atpE gene encoding ATP synthase F0 subunit C, which translates to MEITGSLATIGYGLAAIGPGIGVGLIFGMGVQAIARQPEARGVLQTQMIFGFAVVEALAILGFVLALIQG; encoded by the coding sequence ATGGAAATCACCGGTAGCCTCGCGACCATCGGTTACGGCCTCGCCGCCATCGGCCCCGGCATCGGCGTCGGCCTCATCTTCGGCATGGGCGTGCAGGCCATCGCCCGCCAGCCCGAGGCCCGCGGCGTACTGCAGACCCAGATGATCTTCGGCTTCGCCGTCGTCGAGGCGCTGGCCATTCTCGGCTTCGTCCTCGCGCTCATCCAGGGTTAG
- the atpB gene encoding F0F1 ATP synthase subunit A: MHSAASEEGCHIFNTHGCGFDPPGVSLFFPEPYLDLGIPGTAGITKYFVVLILALLISAGFWYFTTRNAKVVPGRGQSLAEMLVEFIRNQITRNTMGKEGDKYLPLMVTLFIFIFSMNIMGLIPIPGLQLPVTTSLAIPVMLALFVYLMWNGAGIRRNGTVGHFKAHLVPGGVPKPLLILVTPIEALSNFVIRPFTHALRLFAVMFAGHLLLAVFAAAGFYMFNPLTEMGGALGAVSVGYSALALIGFLVFTVFELFIMAVQAYVFVLLSSVYIGQAVEGAH, encoded by the coding sequence CTGCACAGTGCCGCGTCCGAAGAAGGCTGCCACATCTTCAACACCCACGGATGCGGTTTCGACCCTCCGGGGGTCAGCCTGTTCTTCCCCGAGCCCTACCTGGATCTCGGCATCCCCGGCACCGCGGGCATCACCAAGTACTTCGTAGTCCTGATCCTGGCCCTGCTGATCTCGGCGGGATTCTGGTACTTCACCACGCGCAACGCCAAGGTCGTGCCCGGTCGCGGGCAGAGCCTGGCGGAGATGCTGGTGGAGTTCATCCGGAACCAGATCACCCGGAACACCATGGGCAAGGAGGGCGACAAGTACCTGCCCCTCATGGTGACCCTGTTCATCTTCATCTTCTCGATGAACATCATGGGCCTCATCCCCATCCCCGGGCTGCAGCTGCCGGTGACCACCAGCCTGGCGATCCCGGTCATGCTCGCGCTGTTCGTCTACCTGATGTGGAACGGCGCCGGTATCCGCCGCAACGGGACGGTCGGGCACTTCAAGGCCCACCTGGTCCCCGGCGGCGTCCCCAAACCGCTGCTGATCCTGGTCACGCCCATCGAGGCGCTGTCCAACTTCGTCATCCGCCCGTTCACCCACGCACTGCGGCTCTTCGCGGTCATGTTCGCCGGCCACCTGCTGCTGGCGGTCTTCGCCGCGGCCGGGTTCTACATGTTCAACCCGCTGACCGAGATGGGCGGCGCTCTGGGCGCGGTCTCGGTGGGCTACTCCGCGCTGGCCCTGATCGGGTTCCTCGTCTTCACCGTCTTCGAGCTGTTCATCATGGCCGTCCAGGCTTATGTGTTCGTTCTGCTCTCCTCCGTCTACATCGGTCAGGCGGTCGAAGGCGCGCACTAG
- a CDS encoding MraY family glycosyltransferase, which produces MREYALTFVIALAVTHLLTPFVRRAAIALGAVPPVRDRDVHSEPIPRMGGIAIYGGFAAAMLISYRLPHLQDVFVYNTWRGLLLAGALIIVIGIIDDRWGMGPVPKLAGQTLAAGIMVWSGVQMLWLPVPGTQLSLGPWLGALVSILLIVVTINAVNFADGLDGLAAGIVAISSFAFFAYYYVAAVDQGFERQSYPAMIAIILAGVCIGFLLHNFNPARVFMGDTGAMLLGLLLTSITITVTGQFYPDGRTSVHGVALFMPVFLPLLVIALPLADLVLAVVRRTMAGKSPFAPDKKHLHHRLLELGHSHARAVLLMYLWAAIIAFASVSLSVFDTPFVVLAVTLLVAACAVGLITLPRLRRRSAAARSSAAAAKAESAAPGPPG; this is translated from the coding sequence GTGCGTGAGTACGCGCTCACCTTCGTCATCGCCTTGGCGGTCACCCATCTGCTGACGCCCTTCGTGCGGCGAGCGGCGATCGCCTTGGGCGCTGTGCCCCCGGTGCGCGACCGCGACGTGCACAGCGAGCCCATCCCGCGGATGGGCGGGATCGCCATCTACGGCGGGTTCGCCGCGGCGATGCTGATCTCCTATCGGCTGCCGCACCTGCAGGACGTCTTCGTCTACAACACCTGGCGGGGTCTGCTGCTGGCCGGTGCCCTGATCATCGTCATCGGCATCATCGACGACCGGTGGGGGATGGGTCCCGTCCCCAAGCTGGCCGGGCAGACCCTGGCGGCGGGGATCATGGTGTGGTCCGGGGTGCAGATGCTCTGGCTGCCGGTTCCGGGTACCCAGCTCTCGCTGGGGCCGTGGCTGGGAGCTCTGGTCTCGATCCTGCTGATCGTGGTGACGATCAACGCGGTGAACTTCGCCGACGGACTCGACGGCCTGGCCGCGGGGATCGTCGCGATCTCCTCGTTCGCGTTCTTCGCCTACTACTACGTGGCCGCCGTCGACCAGGGCTTCGAGCGCCAGTCCTACCCGGCCATGATCGCGATCATCCTGGCCGGGGTGTGCATCGGGTTCCTGCTGCACAACTTCAACCCCGCCCGCGTCTTCATGGGCGATACCGGCGCGATGCTGCTCGGGCTGCTGCTGACGTCGATCACCATCACGGTGACCGGACAGTTCTACCCCGACGGCCGCACGAGCGTGCACGGCGTCGCGCTGTTCATGCCGGTGTTCCTGCCGCTGCTGGTCATCGCGCTTCCGCTGGCCGACCTGGTCCTGGCGGTGGTGCGCCGCACGATGGCGGGCAAGTCGCCGTTCGCCCCCGACAAGAAGCACCTGCACCACCGCCTGCTGGAGTTGGGCCACTCCCATGCCCGCGCGGTGCTGCTGATGTACCTGTGGGCCGCGATCATCGCGTTCGCTTCGGTTTCGCTGTCGGTCTTCGACACCCCGTTCGTGGTGCTGGCCGTCACGCTGCTGGTGGCCGCCTGCGCAGTGGGGCTTATCACCCTGCCGCGGCTGCGCCGCCGCAGCGCTGCCGCGCGTTCCTCCGCCGCAGCGGCGAAAGCGGAGTCCGCGGCGCCGGGTCCGCCGGGGTAG
- a CDS encoding L-threonylcarbamoyladenylate synthase produces MSRSYDCADGQGRADGIADAASSVRRGELVVLPTDTVYGIGADAFSPAAVSALLGAKGRGRDMPPPVLVGSVRAAQALIEDMGNYGQDLIEEFWPGPLTVVCSAAPSLSWDLGDTKGTVAVRMPMHPVALELLKEVGPMAVSSANVSGRAAATTVEEARKQLADDVAVYLDGGACDDDTPSTIVDLTYAVPRVLREGAVSIQRLRAVCGTVIGVPQRDAHEGAEPSGGAEPSGGAEAAPAPDEFAEKDTEGTEEAPATGSASGAPVSGEAVPAADSERDDRS; encoded by the coding sequence GTGAGTCGCAGTTACGACTGCGCTGACGGGCAAGGGCGTGCGGACGGCATCGCCGACGCGGCGTCCAGCGTCCGCCGGGGCGAACTGGTGGTACTGCCCACCGACACCGTCTACGGCATCGGGGCCGACGCCTTCAGCCCGGCGGCCGTGTCGGCGCTGCTCGGCGCCAAGGGTCGGGGCCGCGACATGCCGCCGCCCGTCCTCGTCGGCTCGGTGCGGGCCGCGCAGGCCTTGATCGAGGACATGGGCAACTACGGCCAGGACCTCATCGAGGAGTTCTGGCCGGGCCCGCTGACCGTCGTCTGCTCCGCGGCGCCGAGCCTGTCGTGGGACCTGGGCGACACCAAGGGCACTGTGGCGGTGCGCATGCCGATGCATCCGGTGGCCCTGGAGCTGCTGAAAGAGGTCGGCCCCATGGCGGTCAGCAGTGCCAACGTCTCGGGCCGCGCCGCCGCCACGACGGTCGAGGAGGCCCGCAAGCAGTTGGCGGACGACGTCGCCGTCTACCTGGACGGCGGGGCGTGCGACGACGATACGCCGTCGACCATCGTCGACCTGACCTACGCCGTCCCGCGCGTCCTGCGCGAGGGTGCCGTTTCGATCCAGCGCCTGCGTGCCGTCTGCGGAACGGTGATCGGCGTTCCGCAGCGGGACGCGCACGAGGGCGCCGAGCCTTCCGGCGGCGCAGAGCCCTCCGGTGGCGCGGAGGCGGCCCCGGCTCCGGATGAATTCGCGGAAAAGGACACAGAAGGCACTGAGGAGGCTCCAGCGACCGGTTCGGCGTCGGGTGCCCCCGTATCCGGGGAAGCGGTCCCGGCCGCCGATTCCGAGCGCGACGACCGGTCCTGA
- the prmC gene encoding peptide chain release factor N(5)-glutamine methyltransferase: MNFLLDEVARATLRLAESGVPSPRTDAEELAAFVHGVRRGGLHEVADADFDARYWECVARRAAREPLQHITGLAYFRYLELQVGPGVFVPRPETEIMVGWAIDTLRAMDVADPVVADLGTGSGAIAISLAQEVPRSRVHAVEVDADALGWARRNIDAGGRSDRVTAHRADMRSALAEFDGRMDLVISNPPYVPTAEAAGIPPEVSNHDPDRALWAGDDGLDAIRELEAVGRRLLRPGGAMAIEHGDGQGIDIPRLFPEGSGWRDVRNRKDLAHRDRFVVMRRAEE, translated from the coding sequence ATGAACTTCCTGCTCGACGAGGTCGCCCGGGCCACGCTGCGGCTGGCCGAGTCGGGCGTCCCCTCGCCACGCACCGACGCCGAGGAGCTCGCGGCGTTCGTGCACGGCGTCCGTCGAGGAGGGCTGCACGAGGTCGCCGACGCCGATTTCGACGCCCGCTACTGGGAGTGCGTCGCCCGCCGCGCCGCGCGCGAACCGCTGCAGCACATCACCGGCCTGGCCTACTTCCGGTACCTGGAGCTCCAGGTGGGGCCCGGTGTCTTCGTCCCCCGCCCCGAGACCGAGATCATGGTCGGCTGGGCGATCGACACGCTGCGTGCCATGGACGTCGCCGACCCCGTGGTGGCCGACTTGGGGACCGGGTCGGGCGCCATCGCCATCTCTCTCGCCCAGGAGGTCCCGCGTTCGCGGGTCCACGCGGTCGAGGTCGACGCCGACGCGCTGGGCTGGGCGCGGCGCAACATCGACGCCGGCGGCCGTTCCGACCGGGTCACCGCCCACCGTGCCGACATGCGTTCGGCGCTGGCCGAGTTCGACGGCCGGATGGACCTGGTGATCTCCAACCCGCCGTACGTGCCCACGGCCGAGGCCGCGGGGATCCCGCCCGAGGTCTCCAACCACGACCCGGACCGCGCGCTGTGGGCCGGCGACGACGGCCTGGACGCGATCCGCGAGCTGGAGGCGGTGGGACGCAGGCTGCTGCGCCCGGGCGGCGCCATGGCGATCGAGCACGGCGACGGGCAAGGCATCGACATCCCGCGGCTGTTCCCCGAGGGGAGCGGCTGGCGCGACGTCCGCAACCGCAAGGACCTCGCGCACCGCGACCGGTTCGTGGTCATGCGCAGAGCCGAGGAATGA
- a CDS encoding RRXRR domain-containing protein: MHPHVFVLDKHHRPLQPCPPARARKLLAKGAARILARAEAPLRDTAAAQSVRWALWRALESRLPTRIASGGRTKYNRARNHLPKTHTLDALAVGTVDTVTDTVTRVLAAACTGRGTHARTRPDRHGFPRPAVPRKKAFFGYQTGDLVRAVAPAGENEGTCTGRVAVRARGYFNVTTARGTAQGVHHRRVRPLQRADGYGYTTRKEGAASSPA, translated from the coding sequence GTGCACCCGCACGTATTCGTACTCGACAAGCACCACCGCCCGTTGCAGCCGTGCCCGCCCGCCCGGGCCCGCAAGCTCCTGGCCAAAGGCGCCGCACGCATCCTCGCCCGGGCCGAGGCACCACTGCGCGATACCGCCGCGGCCCAATCCGTGCGGTGGGCGCTGTGGCGCGCGCTGGAGTCCCGCCTGCCCACCCGGATCGCCTCGGGTGGACGCACCAAGTACAACCGCGCCCGCAACCACCTGCCCAAGACCCACACCCTCGACGCGCTCGCCGTGGGCACGGTCGATACCGTCACCGATACCGTTACCCGGGTGCTGGCGGCCGCCTGCACCGGCCGCGGCACCCACGCCCGCACCCGCCCCGACCGTCACGGGTTCCCCCGGCCGGCCGTGCCTCGGAAGAAGGCGTTCTTCGGGTACCAGACCGGCGACCTCGTCCGCGCGGTCGCGCCCGCGGGCGAGAACGAGGGCACCTGCACCGGCCGGGTGGCCGTACGCGCTCGGGGATACTTCAACGTCACCACCGCCCGCGGAACCGCCCAAGGAGTCCACCATCGCCGCGTCCGCCCGCTCCAGCGAGCGGACGGCTACGGCTATACCACCCGAAAGGAGGGAGCGGCTTCCTCCCCGGCCTGA
- the prfA gene encoding peptide chain release factor 1, with translation MKLDDLLGEYYELEQQLADPAVHADQARARALSKRYSQLTPVIAAYRELMQVESDLGTARELSGEDSAFADEARQLEQTREELIERLHHLLIPRDPADEKNIIVEVKAGEGGEESALFAGDLVRMYLRYAERQGWKTEIIDSTLSDLGGYKDVTIAFKNKGTPDPGTGVWPQLKFEGGVHRVQRVPVTESQGRIHTSAAGVLVVPEVEDVEIEIHDNDLRIDVFRSSGPGGQSVNTTDSAVRITHLPSGLVVSCQNGKSQLQNKDQAMRVLRSRLYAEAQASADAEAEAERKSQVRTVDRSERVRTYNFPENRISDHRVGYKAYNLDQVLDGNLDGVLRALIDADTKERLEQAES, from the coding sequence GTGAAGCTGGACGACCTCCTAGGCGAGTACTACGAACTGGAACAGCAGCTCGCCGACCCTGCCGTGCACGCGGACCAAGCGAGGGCGCGCGCCCTGAGTAAGCGCTACTCCCAGCTCACACCCGTCATCGCCGCCTACCGCGAACTCATGCAGGTCGAGTCCGACCTCGGCACGGCACGCGAGCTTTCGGGCGAGGACTCCGCCTTCGCCGACGAGGCCCGGCAGCTGGAACAGACGCGCGAGGAGCTGATCGAGCGCCTGCACCACCTGCTCATCCCGCGCGACCCCGCCGACGAGAAGAACATCATCGTGGAGGTCAAGGCCGGCGAGGGCGGCGAAGAGTCCGCGCTGTTCGCCGGCGACCTCGTGCGCATGTACCTGCGCTACGCCGAGCGCCAGGGGTGGAAGACCGAGATCATCGACTCCACGCTCTCCGACCTCGGCGGGTACAAGGACGTCACCATCGCCTTCAAGAACAAGGGCACCCCCGATCCCGGCACGGGCGTGTGGCCCCAGCTCAAGTTCGAGGGCGGGGTGCACCGCGTGCAGCGCGTGCCGGTCACCGAGTCGCAGGGCCGCATCCACACCTCGGCCGCCGGCGTCCTCGTCGTGCCCGAAGTCGAGGACGTCGAGATCGAGATCCACGACAACGACCTGCGCATCGACGTCTTCCGCTCCTCGGGCCCCGGTGGCCAGAGCGTCAACACCACCGACTCCGCGGTGCGCATCACCCACCTTCCCAGCGGCCTCGTGGTCTCGTGCCAGAACGGCAAGAGCCAGCTGCAGAACAAGGACCAGGCGATGCGCGTCCTGCGCTCCCGCCTCTACGCCGAGGCCCAGGCCAGCGCCGACGCCGAGGCCGAGGCCGAGCGCAAGAGCCAGGTGCGCACCGTCGACCGCTCCGAGCGCGTCCGCACCTACAATTTCCCGGAGAACCGGATCTCCGATCACCGTGTCGGCTACAAGGCCTACAACCTCGACCAGGTCCTCGACGGGAACCTGGACGGCGTCCTCCGGGCGCTCATCGACGCCGACACCAAGGAAAGGCTGGAGCAGGCCGAGTCGTAA
- the rpmE gene encoding 50S ribosomal protein L31: protein MKADIHPDYVVTQVTCTCGNTFTTRSTAASGEIRADICSACHPFYTGKQKIMDTGGRVARFEKRFGKRSAK from the coding sequence GTGAAAGCCGACATCCATCCCGACTACGTCGTGACCCAGGTCACCTGCACCTGCGGCAACACCTTCACCACCCGCAGCACCGCCGCATCGGGTGAGATCCGGGCCGACATCTGCTCCGCCTGCCACCCGTTCTACACGGGCAAGCAGAAGATCATGGACACCGGCGGCCGGGTCGCCCGCTTCGAGAAGCGCTTCGGCAAGCGCAGCGCCAAGTAG
- the rho gene encoding transcription termination factor Rho has protein sequence MSDTTEFHTDAAVSKQQQETAASAADAGDAATSSRKSTQSRSPSRSGGTGLSALKLTELQRLASSLGITGTGRMRKNDIISAIEAKQGGPVSAQPSEGAAKQSGDRTDKGAGQQDDAGQSAPAAKPAKSEPAKNDPAKSESAKSEPAKNESAKSEPGGRGPESAQADGSEKPARSRRSPRKRGEDSADQNRPSDGTDPSTPASSVTKTSNSQKSDSQGGQGGQSGQGGQGGGRERQRNRRNRGGNRDDSGGGDNQQQSQDSGQQQGGGNRGQGGQSGQGGQQSGQGGQSGQGGDDDFGGGRRRGRRRDRRDRRRDRPDSEPVVSDDDVLLPVAGILDILDNYAFVRTTGYLPGANDVYVSLAQVRKNGLRKGDAITGAVRQPREGERREKFNALVRLDTINGMTPEQARNRQEFSKLVPLYPQDRLRLETEPNIQTTRIIDLVAPIGKGQRGLIVSPPKAGKTMVLQSVANAITENNPETHLMVVLVDERPEEVTDMQRTVKGEVIHSTFDRPAEDHTTVAELAIDRAKRLVEMGLDVVVLLDSITRLGRAYNLAAPASGRILSGGVDSTALYPPKRFFGAARNIENGGSLTILATALVETGSRMDEVIFEEFKGTGNMELKLSRGLADKRVFPAVDVISSSTRKEEILMSGEELNIVWKLRRVLQALDTQQALELLLERMKDTQSNTEFLLQVQKTTVGGSNETEGKGRS, from the coding sequence GTGAGCGACACCACCGAATTCCACACGGACGCGGCGGTCAGCAAGCAGCAGCAGGAGACGGCCGCGTCCGCTGCGGATGCCGGCGACGCCGCGACATCGTCCAGAAAGAGCACGCAGTCCCGGTCGCCCAGCCGTTCCGGCGGTACCGGCCTGTCGGCGCTGAAGCTGACCGAACTGCAGCGGCTGGCGTCGAGTCTCGGTATTACGGGTACGGGGCGGATGCGCAAGAACGACATCATCAGCGCCATCGAGGCGAAGCAGGGCGGTCCCGTGTCCGCGCAACCGTCCGAAGGCGCTGCCAAACAGTCCGGAGACCGCACCGACAAGGGCGCCGGGCAGCAGGACGACGCCGGACAGAGCGCACCCGCGGCGAAGCCGGCCAAGAGCGAGCCGGCCAAGAACGATCCGGCCAAGAGCGAGTCGGCTAAGAGCGAGCCGGCCAAGAACGAGTCGGCCAAGAGCGAGCCGGGCGGGCGCGGACCCGAGTCCGCGCAGGCCGACGGCTCCGAGAAGCCGGCTCGCAGCCGCAGGTCCCCGCGCAAGCGCGGTGAGGACTCCGCAGACCAGAACCGGCCCTCGGACGGTACCGACCCCTCGACCCCCGCGAGTAGCGTGACGAAGACATCCAACTCCCAGAAGTCCGACTCCCAGGGCGGCCAAGGCGGCCAGTCCGGCCAAGGCGGCCAGGGCGGCGGCCGTGAGCGCCAGCGCAACCGGCGCAACCGCGGCGGAAACCGCGACGACTCCGGCGGCGGCGACAACCAGCAGCAGAGCCAGGACAGCGGTCAGCAGCAGGGCGGCGGCAACCGCGGCCAGGGCGGCCAGTCCGGTCAGGGCGGTCAGCAGTCCGGCCAGGGCGGCCAGTCCGGTCAGGGCGGCGACGACGACTTCGGCGGCGGGCGCCGCCGCGGGCGCCGGCGGGACCGCCGCGACCGGCGCCGCGACCGCCCGGACTCCGAGCCCGTCGTCAGCGACGACGATGTGCTGCTGCCGGTCGCGGGGATACTCGACATCCTCGACAACTACGCGTTCGTCCGCACCACCGGCTACCTGCCCGGCGCCAACGACGTCTACGTCTCCCTGGCCCAGGTGCGCAAGAACGGCCTGCGCAAGGGCGACGCGATCACCGGCGCGGTGCGCCAGCCGCGCGAGGGCGAGCGGCGCGAGAAGTTCAACGCGCTGGTGCGCCTGGACACCATCAACGGGATGACTCCCGAGCAGGCGCGCAACCGCCAGGAGTTCTCCAAGCTGGTTCCGCTGTACCCGCAGGACCGGCTGCGCCTGGAGACCGAGCCCAACATCCAGACCACGCGGATCATCGACCTCGTGGCGCCCATCGGCAAGGGCCAGCGCGGCCTCATCGTCTCGCCGCCCAAGGCCGGTAAGACCATGGTGCTGCAGTCGGTCGCCAACGCGATCACCGAGAACAACCCGGAGACCCACCTGATGGTCGTGCTCGTCGACGAGCGGCCGGAAGAGGTCACCGACATGCAGCGCACGGTCAAGGGCGAGGTCATCCATTCGACCTTCGACCGTCCGGCCGAGGACCACACCACGGTGGCCGAGCTCGCCATCGACCGCGCCAAGCGGCTGGTCGAGATGGGCCTGGACGTGGTCGTCCTGCTCGACTCCATCACGCGGCTGGGACGCGCCTACAACCTGGCCGCACCGGCGAGCGGGCGCATCCTCTCCGGCGGTGTCGACTCCACGGCGCTGTACCCGCCCAAGCGGTTCTTCGGCGCGGCCCGCAACATCGAGAACGGCGGCTCCCTGACCATCCTGGCGACCGCGCTGGTCGAGACCGGCTCGCGGATGGACGAGGTCATCTTCGAGGAGTTCAAGGGCACCGGCAACATGGAGCTGAAGCTCAGCCGCGGCCTGGCCGACAAGCGGGTCTTCCCGGCCGTCGACGTCATCTCCTCCAGTACCCGCAAGGAGGAGATCCTGATGTCGGGCGAGGAGCTCAACATCGTCTGGAAGCTCCGCCGCGTGCTGCAGGCCCTCGACACCCAGCAGGCGCTGGAACTGCTCTTGGAGCGGATGAAGGACACGCAGAGCAACACCGAGTTCCTGCTGCAGGTGCAGAAGACCACGGTGGGCGGCTCCAACGAGACCGAAGGCAAGGGGCGGTCCTAG
- the thrB gene encoding homoserine kinase — MPQTRPAGVHVRTPATSANLGPGFDSLGLALGLYDEADVRITGDGRLVVDVEGEGAGEVPLDSSHLIVRAMRAVFEQAGEPMPGLRLHCRNRIPHGRGLGSSASAIVTGVIAATALLSGRDPQDLRLDRDRVFRLAADIEGHPDNVAPCVYGGFTVAWRGGEDWCAAGVAASARLRPIVCVPDERVSTEQARGLLPETVPHADAAFTAGRAALLVAAVSGHPELLLEATEDRLHERYRRPAMPESLRIARELRERDGLAAVVSGAGPTVLVLADAGPADGAATSAESPGVPEISDDLVDSVRRRAGKHWHIRPLAIDPAGAWIETPRSWTCVKE, encoded by the coding sequence ATGCCCCAGACGCGCCCCGCCGGGGTGCATGTGCGCACCCCCGCCACCAGTGCCAACCTCGGCCCCGGATTCGACTCGCTCGGATTGGCGCTGGGCCTCTACGACGAGGCCGACGTCCGGATCACGGGTGACGGCAGGCTGGTCGTCGACGTGGAGGGCGAGGGCGCCGGCGAGGTACCGCTGGACTCCTCGCACCTGATCGTGCGCGCGATGCGGGCGGTGTTCGAACAGGCGGGGGAGCCGATGCCGGGCCTGCGGCTGCACTGCAGGAACCGCATCCCGCACGGGCGCGGACTGGGCTCCTCGGCCTCGGCCATCGTCACCGGCGTGATCGCCGCGACCGCCCTGCTGAGCGGCAGGGACCCGCAGGACCTGCGCTTGGACCGCGACCGCGTATTCCGGCTCGCCGCCGACATCGAGGGCCACCCCGACAACGTGGCGCCGTGCGTCTACGGCGGGTTCACCGTCGCCTGGCGCGGCGGCGAGGACTGGTGCGCGGCCGGTGTGGCGGCTTCGGCGCGGCTGCGCCCGATCGTGTGCGTCCCCGACGAACGGGTGTCGACCGAGCAGGCGCGGGGCCTGCTGCCGGAGACGGTGCCCCACGCCGACGCGGCGTTCACGGCCGGGCGTGCGGCGCTGCTGGTCGCGGCCGTTTCCGGCCATCCGGAGCTGCTCTTGGAGGCCACCGAGGACCGGCTGCACGAGCGGTACCGTCGGCCGGCGATGCCGGAGAGCCTGCGTATCGCCCGTGAACTGCGCGAACGCGACGGCTTGGCGGCCGTGGTCTCCGGGGCAGGCCCCACCGTGCTCGTGCTGGCCGACGCCGGTCCCGCGGACGGCGCCGCTACGTCCGCGGAATCGCCGGGTGTGCCGGAAATCAGTGACGACCTGGTTGATTCAGTCCGACGGCGGGCGGGTAAGCATTGGCACATACGCCCCTTAGCCATCGATCCGGCAGGAGCGTGGATCGAAACTCCCCGTTCATGGACCTGTGTCAAGGAATAG